The following are encoded together in the Nocardioides sp. Arc9.136 genome:
- a CDS encoding UbiA family prenyltransferase: MTTSAVPAPPGRRARTQPGRAGALLAAAHGGPALAVTTIAALLAVRSDLDATDAVLVTGAVLTGQLTIGWGNDLRDLPRDRAVGRTDKPLVTGALPVRWVVSALGVAAAACVALSAAVGWRSALVNIVLGAGAGHAYNLGLKATWWSWAPYACAFGTLPSVVTLAGPDPSWAPAWATGAGALLGVGAHLLNTLPDLVDDARTGVRGLPHRLGATASRAGAAALLAGASVLAGLGPAGDSPWWAWAALGVALLLALVTLVTRGRTPFRAAVAVALLDVALLVAAG; the protein is encoded by the coding sequence GTGACCACGAGCGCGGTCCCCGCACCTCCCGGCCGCCGGGCCCGGACGCAGCCGGGCCGCGCGGGCGCGCTCCTCGCCGCCGCCCACGGCGGACCGGCCCTGGCGGTCACCACGATCGCCGCGCTCCTGGCGGTGCGCAGCGACCTCGACGCGACCGACGCGGTGCTCGTCACCGGCGCGGTGCTCACCGGCCAGCTGACGATCGGCTGGGGCAACGACCTGCGCGACCTGCCGCGCGACCGTGCGGTCGGCCGCACCGACAAGCCGCTGGTGACCGGCGCGCTCCCGGTGCGATGGGTGGTGAGCGCGCTCGGCGTCGCCGCCGCCGCGTGCGTCGCGCTCTCGGCCGCGGTGGGCTGGCGCAGCGCGCTGGTCAACATCGTGCTCGGTGCGGGAGCCGGCCACGCCTACAACCTGGGCCTCAAGGCGACCTGGTGGTCCTGGGCGCCGTACGCCTGTGCCTTCGGCACCCTGCCCTCGGTCGTCACGCTGGCCGGGCCGGACCCCTCGTGGGCGCCGGCCTGGGCGACCGGGGCGGGCGCGCTGCTGGGTGTCGGTGCCCACCTGCTCAACACCCTGCCCGACCTCGTCGACGACGCCCGGACCGGTGTCCGCGGGCTGCCGCACCGCCTGGGGGCGACGGCCTCCCGTGCCGGCGCCGCCGCGCTCCTCGCCGGCGCCTCGGTCCTGGCCGGGCTGGGCCCGGCCGGCGACTCGCCCTGGTGGGCCTGGGCGGCGCTCGGGGTGGCGCTGCTGCTGGCCCTCGTCACCCTCGTGACCCGCGGGCGCACCCCGTTCCGCGCCGCGGTCGCCGTCGCCCTGCTCGACGTCGCCCTCCTGGTGGCCGCGGGATGA
- a CDS encoding NAD(P)/FAD-dependent oxidoreductase: MTGWDLAVVGAGPAGAATALGALAADPGLRVLLLDRADFPRDKACGDGVAPHVLDLLAEVGVTGLLDDRTPVARLRLSRGPLAAERTMARAAYVVPRAVLDARLVEAAVAAGAELRRHRVRAPHEEPDGVVLDEGTRAAVVVGADGAHSVVRRSLERPRGPVALAIRGYAPVAPGRAGAQVIEFGTEHQPSYAWSFDCGDGTANVGYGEVLHADRPAPTRAELFERLEHLLPGATAGGSRWQGHHLPLSTARWRAPTGRVLLVGDAAGLVNPLTGEGIFYAVATGLAAGRAAAEALRVGRPERAGHLHRRATRRILLPHLRHTALAARLTRSPRVLEAGLRASARDQRVFDGLVELGLARGRLTPSLALGLGRSLLAPPPPIRVEAAATDATDATDATVKEPA, from the coding sequence ATGACCGGCTGGGACCTCGCGGTCGTCGGCGCCGGCCCCGCGGGTGCCGCGACGGCACTGGGGGCGCTGGCCGCCGACCCGGGCCTGCGGGTGCTGCTGCTGGACCGCGCCGACTTCCCCCGTGACAAGGCGTGCGGCGACGGCGTCGCCCCCCACGTGCTCGACCTGCTCGCCGAGGTGGGCGTGACCGGCCTGCTGGACGACCGCACCCCGGTGGCCCGCCTGCGGCTCAGCCGCGGGCCGCTCGCCGCCGAGCGGACCATGGCGCGGGCGGCGTACGTCGTGCCGCGCGCGGTCCTGGACGCGCGCCTGGTCGAGGCGGCCGTGGCGGCCGGCGCCGAGCTGCGCCGCCACCGGGTCCGAGCCCCGCACGAGGAGCCGGACGGCGTCGTCCTCGACGAGGGGACCCGCGCCGCGGTCGTCGTGGGGGCGGACGGCGCGCACTCGGTCGTCCGCCGGTCGCTCGAGCGGCCCCGAGGGCCCGTCGCGCTGGCCATCCGCGGCTACGCCCCCGTCGCACCGGGCCGGGCCGGGGCCCAGGTCATCGAGTTCGGTACCGAGCACCAGCCGTCGTACGCCTGGTCCTTCGACTGCGGCGACGGCACCGCCAACGTCGGGTACGGCGAGGTGCTGCACGCCGACCGGCCCGCACCCACCCGCGCGGAGCTCTTCGAGCGGCTCGAGCACCTGCTGCCCGGCGCGACCGCCGGCGGGTCCCGCTGGCAGGGCCACCACCTCCCGCTCTCCACCGCCCGCTGGCGTGCGCCGACCGGCCGGGTGCTGCTCGTCGGCGACGCCGCCGGACTGGTCAACCCGCTGACCGGCGAGGGGATCTTCTACGCCGTGGCGACCGGGCTGGCCGCCGGTCGGGCCGCCGCCGAGGCGCTCCGGGTCGGCCGTCCGGAACGGGCCGGGCACCTCCACCGTCGGGCGACCCGGCGGATCCTGCTGCCGCACCTGCGTCACACCGCGCTCGCCGCGCGCCTGACCCGCAGCCCGCGGGTGCTCGAGGCCGGCCTGCGTGCCTCCGCCCGTGACCAGCGGGTCTTCGACGGGCTGGTCGAGCTCGGCCTGGCCCGCGGCCGGCTCACCCCCTCGCTCGCGCTCGGCCTCGGCCGGTCCCTCCTCGCACCCCCGCCGCCCATCCGTGTCGAGGCCGCCGCCACCGACGCCACCGACGCCACCGACGCCACCGTCAAGGAGCCCGCATGA
- a CDS encoding type III polyketide synthase — translation MTATTAPGGPHFRPSRIVSVRGALPEHCYRQEDITESFATTMVEGSVNRAVVERFHRNACVDTRHTALPLEEYSRLEDFGQSNDVFISAGVELGSRAVVDALKAVGLTPADVDVVVSCTVTGLAVPSLEARVAQEIGLRPDVVRLPLVGLGCVAGAAGVARLHDLLRGRPDGVAVLMSVELCSLTLQRDDVSVANLVASGLFGDGAAAVVAVGPDHPLAQVADPTHPEVLASRSRMYPDSERTMGWDVGAGGLKIVLDSSVPEVVRQYIGDDVEHFLADHGLGANDLEWYVAHPGGPKVLEALQDALGVDRHALEMTWDSLRRIGNLSSSSVLHVMADTLADRPPRPGSYGLMLAMGPGFCSELVLLRAPEAAA, via the coding sequence ATGACCGCCACCACCGCCCCGGGCGGACCGCACTTCCGGCCGAGCCGCATCGTCAGCGTGCGGGGCGCCCTGCCGGAGCACTGCTACCGCCAGGAGGACATCACCGAGTCCTTCGCGACCACGATGGTCGAGGGCTCGGTCAACCGGGCCGTCGTCGAGCGCTTCCACCGCAACGCCTGCGTGGACACCCGCCACACGGCGCTCCCGCTGGAGGAGTACTCCCGGCTCGAGGACTTCGGCCAGTCCAACGACGTCTTCATCAGCGCCGGGGTCGAGCTCGGCTCCCGCGCGGTGGTCGACGCGCTGAAGGCGGTCGGCCTCACGCCGGCCGACGTCGACGTGGTCGTCTCGTGCACGGTGACCGGCCTCGCCGTGCCGTCGCTGGAGGCGCGGGTGGCCCAGGAGATCGGCCTGCGCCCGGACGTCGTGCGGCTGCCGCTCGTCGGCCTCGGCTGCGTGGCCGGCGCCGCCGGCGTGGCCCGGCTCCACGACCTGCTGCGCGGCCGCCCGGACGGCGTGGCGGTGCTCATGTCGGTCGAGCTCTGCTCGCTCACGCTGCAGCGCGACGACGTGTCGGTCGCGAACCTGGTCGCCAGCGGGCTCTTCGGCGACGGCGCCGCCGCGGTGGTCGCGGTCGGCCCCGACCACCCGCTCGCCCAGGTCGCCGACCCCACCCACCCCGAGGTCCTGGCCTCGCGCAGCCGGATGTACCCGGACTCCGAGCGCACGATGGGGTGGGACGTCGGTGCCGGCGGCCTGAAGATCGTCCTGGACTCCTCCGTGCCCGAGGTGGTGCGCCAGTACATCGGCGACGACGTCGAGCACTTCCTCGCCGACCACGGCCTGGGCGCCAACGACCTCGAGTGGTACGTCGCCCACCCGGGCGGCCCGAAGGTCCTCGAGGCGCTGCAGGACGCCCTCGGCGTCGACCGGCACGCCCTGGAGATGACCTGGGACTCGCTGCGCCGGATCGGGAACCTCTCCTCCTCCTCGGTGCTGCACGTCATGGCCGACACGCTCGCCGACCGGCCGCCACGGCCGGGCTCCTACGGGTTGATGCTCGCGATGGGACCGGGCTTCTGCTCCGAGCTGGTGCTGCTGCGCGCGCCGGAGGCGGCCGCGTGA
- a CDS encoding isoprenylcysteine carboxyl methyltransferase family protein codes for MSLEVAFTLLVAAVAVERVAELVVSNRNAEWSLSQGGVESGRGHYPFMVVLHTGLLLGALVEVWVRRPEPTAALSWTMLALVVASQGLRWWCIRTLGRQWNTRVIVVPGAPRVVGGPYRWIPHPNYVAVVVEGFALPLVGGAWITALVFTVLNAGLLATRIRAEDAALARLTQGVHA; via the coding sequence GTGAGCCTCGAGGTCGCCTTCACCCTGCTCGTCGCCGCGGTCGCCGTCGAGCGCGTCGCGGAGCTGGTCGTCTCCAACCGCAACGCCGAGTGGAGCCTCTCCCAGGGCGGCGTGGAGTCCGGTCGCGGGCACTACCCGTTCATGGTGGTGCTGCACACCGGACTGCTCCTCGGGGCGCTCGTCGAGGTCTGGGTGCGCCGACCGGAGCCGACCGCGGCGCTCTCCTGGACCATGCTCGCGCTGGTGGTGGCCTCCCAGGGCCTGCGCTGGTGGTGCATCCGCACGCTGGGGCGGCAGTGGAACACCCGGGTCATCGTCGTCCCGGGCGCACCGCGGGTGGTCGGCGGGCCGTACCGGTGGATCCCGCACCCCAACTACGTCGCGGTGGTCGTCGAGGGCTTCGCGCTGCCGCTCGTCGGCGGTGCCTGGATCACCGCCCTGGTCTTCACCGTGCTCAACGCGGGCCTGCTCGCCACCCGGATCCGGGCCGAGGACGCCGCGCTGGCCCGGCTCACCCAGGGCGTCCACGCGTGA
- a CDS encoding NAD(P)/FAD-dependent oxidoreductase: MKDLLVVGGGPAGLATALHAVRAGLDVTVLEQRAGTVDKACGEGLMPGAVAALADLGVDPKGQDLRGIRYVAGARRVEAPFRSGTGRGVRRTTLHGALRRAVEDAGVRVEQRTVRGLEQDDEGVVVGGTRARYVVAADGLHSPLRRSLGLDRPRRGQLRHGLRRHYAVTPWSDHVEVHWARDAEAYVTPVADELVGVAVLTTRRGTYDDHLSAFPELLDRLAGAEVVGQDRGAGPLRQDASSRTAGRVLLVGDAAGYVDALTGEGVALAVAQAAAAVQAVALDDPAAYEQDWRRLTRRYRWLTHALLGATSLRPTRTALVPAAERLPWLFGATVDALARPAHSSPTGQSAG, translated from the coding sequence GTGAAGGACCTTCTCGTCGTCGGAGGGGGACCGGCCGGCCTGGCCACCGCCCTGCACGCCGTGCGCGCCGGGCTTGACGTCACCGTCCTCGAGCAGCGTGCCGGCACCGTCGACAAGGCGTGCGGCGAGGGCCTGATGCCCGGCGCCGTGGCGGCGCTCGCCGACCTCGGCGTGGACCCCAAGGGACAGGACCTCCGCGGGATCAGGTACGTCGCGGGGGCCCGCCGGGTCGAGGCGCCGTTCCGCAGCGGCACCGGCCGCGGCGTGCGGCGCACCACGTTGCACGGGGCGCTGCGCCGTGCCGTGGAGGACGCCGGCGTGCGCGTGGAGCAGCGCACGGTGCGCGGCCTGGAGCAGGACGACGAGGGTGTCGTCGTCGGGGGCACCCGCGCCCGGTACGTCGTGGCCGCCGACGGCCTGCACTCCCCGCTGCGCCGCTCGCTGGGGCTGGACCGGCCGCGTCGTGGCCAGCTGCGCCACGGGCTGCGCCGGCACTACGCGGTGACCCCGTGGTCCGACCACGTCGAGGTGCACTGGGCGCGCGACGCCGAGGCCTACGTGACGCCCGTGGCCGACGAGCTGGTCGGCGTCGCCGTGCTGACGACGCGACGGGGGACCTACGACGACCACCTGTCCGCCTTCCCCGAGCTGCTCGACCGGCTGGCCGGCGCGGAGGTGGTCGGCCAGGACCGCGGCGCCGGCCCCCTGCGCCAGGACGCGAGCTCGCGCACCGCGGGCCGGGTGCTGCTCGTGGGCGACGCCGCCGGCTACGTCGACGCGCTCACCGGCGAGGGCGTCGCGCTCGCCGTCGCCCAGGCCGCGGCGGCGGTGCAGGCCGTGGCGCTCGACGACCCCGCGGCCTACGAGCAGGACTGGCGCCGGCTCACCCGGCGCTACCGCTGGCTGACCCACGCGCTGCTCGGTGCGACCAGCCTGCGCCCCACCCGCACCGCGCTGGTGCCGGCCGCGGAGCGGCTCCCGTGGCTGTTCGGCGCGACGGTCGACGCACTGGCGCGCCCGGCTCACTCCTCGCCGACGGGCCAGTCCGCGGGGTAG
- the def gene encoding peptide deformylase produces the protein MPVPAEPAQHAPHGPLPTGGRVHPMTRWGTPVMHRPQQAVTAYDADLRALVADMVATMYAADGVGLAACQIGVDLAVFVFDCPDESGERTVGVVCNPELTLPEGRDRQLDDSEEGCLSFPGAFVECARPDVATVTGTGLDGEPVTFSGDGLLARCLQHETDHTRGTVFGDRLPTKLRKKLQKQHDRLAEDYPADWPVGEE, from the coding sequence ATGCCCGTCCCCGCCGAGCCCGCCCAGCACGCGCCCCACGGACCCCTGCCGACCGGCGGCCGCGTCCACCCGATGACCCGCTGGGGCACCCCGGTGATGCACCGACCCCAGCAGGCCGTCACCGCCTACGACGCGGACCTGCGGGCGCTCGTGGCCGACATGGTGGCCACGATGTACGCCGCGGACGGGGTCGGCCTGGCCGCCTGCCAGATCGGCGTGGACCTCGCGGTCTTCGTCTTCGACTGCCCCGACGAGTCCGGCGAGCGGACCGTCGGCGTCGTGTGCAACCCCGAGCTGACCCTTCCCGAGGGGCGCGACCGGCAGCTGGACGACTCCGAGGAGGGCTGCTTGTCCTTCCCCGGGGCGTTCGTGGAGTGCGCCCGGCCGGACGTCGCGACGGTGACGGGCACCGGCCTCGACGGCGAGCCGGTGACGTTCTCCGGCGACGGCCTGCTCGCGCGGTGCCTGCAGCACGAGACCGACCACACCCGGGGCACCGTGTTCGGCGACCGACTGCCCACCAAGCTGCGCAAGAAGCTGCAGAAGCAGCACGACCGGCTCGCCGAGGACTACCCCGCGGACTGGCCCGTCGGCGAGGAGTGA
- a CDS encoding acyl-CoA dehydrogenase family protein, with protein sequence MSLIQKLGPGGRHGLATHEARDPIGYAVAALSRVAQSDLIDRLGLRRSTEQAVFTVTRTGFRTVTAAGRTFQRAGQRGEPGVRVPAARRTGVFDLTPTEDEQMLVDVVTELAEEVLRPVASDADAACAVPDAVRSAAQEIGLPLLGVPESLGGISEERSAMAGTLVAEALAKGDMGLAVATLAPGAVATALGLWGSDAQQRTYLPAFSGEGGEGAPAAALALNEPTVLFDVLSPSTTAVRRGDSYVLDGTKSLVPLGAEAELFVVGASLEGTPVLFLVESGTPGLSVEGDPAMGVRAAGMTRLTLTGVTVPADAVLGGTNGAAYTECVRLSRLAWCALAVGTGQAVLDYVTPYVKERQAFGEPIAHRQSVAFMVANMAIELQSMRLLTWKAASRAAAGKDFAREVALARNLCAAKGMQIGLDGVQLLGGHGFVKEHPVERWYRDLRAVGVMEGSVLV encoded by the coding sequence ATGTCCTTGATCCAGAAGCTGGGGCCCGGCGGCAGGCACGGGCTCGCCACGCACGAGGCCCGCGACCCCATCGGGTACGCCGTCGCCGCGCTCAGCCGCGTGGCCCAGAGCGACCTCATCGACCGGCTGGGGCTGCGGCGCAGCACCGAGCAGGCCGTCTTCACGGTGACGCGCACCGGGTTCCGGACCGTGACCGCGGCCGGCCGCACGTTCCAGAGGGCCGGGCAGCGGGGGGAGCCGGGCGTCCGGGTTCCTGCCGCACGGCGGACGGGCGTCTTCGACCTCACGCCGACCGAGGACGAGCAGATGCTGGTCGACGTCGTGACCGAGCTGGCCGAGGAGGTCCTCCGCCCGGTGGCCTCTGACGCCGACGCGGCCTGCGCCGTCCCGGACGCCGTCCGCTCGGCGGCGCAGGAGATCGGCCTCCCGCTGCTGGGCGTGCCGGAGTCCCTCGGCGGGATCTCCGAGGAGCGCTCCGCGATGGCCGGGACGCTCGTCGCCGAGGCCCTCGCGAAGGGCGACATGGGGCTGGCCGTCGCCACCCTCGCGCCCGGCGCGGTCGCCACCGCCCTGGGGCTGTGGGGGAGCGACGCCCAGCAGCGCACCTACCTCCCGGCGTTCTCCGGGGAGGGTGGCGAGGGCGCGCCCGCCGCGGCGCTCGCGCTCAACGAGCCCACCGTCCTCTTCGACGTCCTCTCGCCGAGCACGACGGCGGTCCGCCGCGGGGACTCCTACGTCCTCGACGGCACCAAGTCGCTGGTGCCGCTGGGCGCCGAGGCCGAGCTGTTCGTGGTCGGCGCCTCGCTCGAGGGCACGCCCGTGCTGTTCCTCGTCGAGTCCGGCACACCCGGGCTGAGCGTCGAGGGCGACCCGGCGATGGGCGTCCGGGCCGCCGGCATGACGCGGCTGACGCTCACCGGTGTGACCGTCCCGGCCGACGCCGTCCTCGGCGGGACCAACGGCGCGGCGTACACCGAGTGCGTGCGGCTGTCCCGGCTCGCCTGGTGCGCGCTCGCGGTCGGCACCGGCCAGGCCGTGCTCGACTACGTCACGCCGTACGTCAAGGAGCGCCAGGCGTTCGGCGAGCCCATCGCCCACCGGCAGTCGGTCGCGTTCATGGTCGCCAACATGGCGATCGAGCTGCAGTCGATGCGCCTGCTGACCTGGAAGGCGGCCTCGCGCGCCGCTGCAGGCAAGGACTTCGCTCGCGAGGTCGCCCTCGCGCGCAACCTCTGCGCGGCGAAGGGCATGCAGATCGGCCTGGACGGCGTGCAGCTGCTCGGTGGGCACGGCTTCGTCAAGGAGCACCCGGTGGAGCGGTGGTACCGCGACCTGCGGGCCGTCGGAGTGATGGAAGGGAGCGTGCTGGTCTGA
- a CDS encoding acyl-CoA dehydrogenase family protein codes for MAISLEDPKKFRPLVSQAHQVAMNMLRPISRKYDRAEHEYPQELDMLAAMIDGLSESGANEGAGAAGVRRDEDGTRKDDGGVKNGANLASVMSIAEMCWGDVGLLLSMPRQGLGNSAIASVADDEQAERFAGVWAGMAITEPGTGSDSANITTTAVLDGDEYVLNGEKIYVTAGDRADHIVVWATLDRSLGRAAIKSFVVPKGTPGMRVDRLEHKLGIRASDTATIIFEDCRVPKENLLGSPEIDTKQGFAGAMATFDNTRPLVAAMAVGCARAALDLTRSLLADAGVTVDHDRPGHLQHAAAAKLLQMEADWEAAHLLMLQAAWMADNRRPNSLEASMAKAKAGRVGSDITLSCVELCGSVGYSEAELLEKWARDSKILDIFEGTQQIQQLIVARRVLGLSSAELK; via the coding sequence ATGGCCATCTCGTTGGAGGACCCGAAGAAGTTCCGCCCGCTGGTCTCGCAGGCCCACCAGGTCGCGATGAACATGCTGCGTCCCATCTCGCGCAAGTACGACCGCGCCGAGCACGAGTACCCGCAGGAGCTCGACATGCTCGCCGCGATGATCGACGGACTGTCGGAGTCCGGCGCGAACGAGGGCGCGGGCGCCGCCGGCGTACGTCGCGACGAGGACGGCACGAGGAAGGACGACGGCGGCGTGAAGAACGGCGCCAACCTGGCCTCGGTCATGTCGATCGCCGAGATGTGCTGGGGCGATGTCGGCCTGCTGCTGTCCATGCCGCGCCAGGGCCTGGGCAACTCCGCGATCGCCTCGGTCGCCGACGACGAGCAGGCGGAGCGGTTCGCCGGGGTGTGGGCCGGCATGGCCATCACCGAGCCGGGCACCGGCTCGGACTCCGCGAACATCACCACCACCGCGGTGCTCGACGGGGACGAGTACGTCCTCAACGGCGAGAAGATCTACGTCACCGCCGGCGACCGCGCCGACCACATCGTGGTGTGGGCGACCCTCGACCGCTCGCTGGGCCGGGCGGCGATCAAGTCGTTCGTCGTCCCCAAGGGGACGCCCGGCATGCGGGTGGACCGGCTCGAGCACAAGCTCGGCATCCGGGCCTCCGACACCGCGACGATCATCTTCGAGGACTGCCGGGTCCCGAAGGAGAACCTCCTGGGCTCCCCGGAGATCGACACCAAGCAGGGCTTCGCCGGGGCGATGGCCACCTTCGACAACACCCGGCCGCTGGTGGCCGCCATGGCGGTCGGCTGCGCCCGAGCGGCGCTCGACCTGACCCGGTCGCTCCTGGCCGACGCCGGCGTGACCGTCGACCACGACCGGCCCGGCCACCTCCAGCACGCGGCGGCCGCCAAGCTGCTGCAGATGGAGGCCGACTGGGAGGCCGCCCACCTGCTGATGCTGCAGGCCGCCTGGATGGCCGACAACCGCCGGCCGAACTCGCTCGAGGCCTCGATGGCGAAGGCCAAGGCCGGCCGGGTCGGCTCCGACATCACGCTCTCGTGCGTCGAGCTGTGCGGCTCGGTGGGCTACAGCGAGGCGGAGCTGCTGGAGAAGTGGGCCCGCGACTCCAAGATCCTCGACATCTTCGAGGGCACCCAGCAGATCCAGCAGCTCATCGTCGCCCGTCGCGTCCTGGGGCTCTCCAGCGCCGAGCTGAAGTAG
- a CDS encoding YiaA/YiaB family inner membrane protein gives MSTPNSVRNTTAFYAQAGISFAVALAAMLFAVLYVPVDPWVRAFFAVTTLYLTTSAFTLAKVIRDAQENQQVAARLDQARVDKILADHDPFRVAS, from the coding sequence ATGAGCACTCCGAACTCCGTCAGGAACACCACCGCCTTCTACGCCCAGGCCGGCATCTCCTTCGCCGTCGCGCTCGCCGCGATGCTGTTCGCCGTCCTCTACGTGCCCGTCGACCCGTGGGTGCGCGCCTTCTTCGCCGTCACCACGCTGTACCTGACCACGTCGGCCTTCACCCTGGCCAAGGTCATCCGGGACGCCCAGGAGAACCAGCAGGTCGCCGCCCGCCTCGACCAGGCCCGCGTCGACAAGATCCTCGCCGACCACGACCCGTTCCGCGTCGCCTCCTGA
- a CDS encoding DUF2252 domain-containing protein, producing the protein METPRTSDGTPDGSNDGTGPGPGRGDEERTALIVESLADAFAPLMEADPVAFRGKYRTMARDPHAFYRGSACLFYADLTASGPDGGAVDDDWVDERSGRIWVHGDLHVENFGTYLNDDGRLVFDVNDFDEAYLGRWTWDLLRFAASLALVGWQKALPEPDVRELIGTYVAGYLDQVDDYRRSGDDASEFALHLDNTEGPIHAALVQARQRRRADLLDASTVRVDGVRVFREDGSVRRLPDDERAEVEAAYQQYLATIPEDKRSPRSLFYDLRDVVGKSGFGIGSAGLPAYNLLVEGHSQALDNDVVLSMKQANVPAVSRFVDTGAVDGYFEHEGHRTVVSQRALQVHTDPLLGWTELDGTGYVVSEVSPYEVDLDWSGLTEPEDIAEVVGLLGRATAKIHCASDEDSEQDLVDFQVEEALAASVEGRREELVTWLADTGTAYADRVRADHALFVAAFREGRIGVSST; encoded by the coding sequence ATGGAGACCCCCCGGACCAGCGACGGCACCCCCGACGGCAGCAACGACGGCACCGGCCCCGGCCCCGGCCGGGGTGACGAGGAGCGCACGGCGTTGATCGTCGAGAGCCTCGCGGACGCCTTCGCGCCGCTGATGGAGGCCGACCCGGTGGCGTTCCGCGGGAAGTACCGGACGATGGCTCGCGACCCGCACGCGTTCTACCGGGGCAGCGCCTGCCTGTTCTACGCCGACCTCACCGCCTCCGGCCCCGACGGCGGCGCCGTCGACGACGACTGGGTCGACGAGCGCTCCGGCCGGATCTGGGTCCACGGCGACCTGCACGTGGAGAACTTCGGCACCTACCTCAACGACGACGGCCGGCTGGTCTTCGACGTCAACGACTTCGACGAGGCCTACCTGGGGCGGTGGACCTGGGACCTCCTCCGGTTCGCGGCGTCCCTGGCGCTGGTCGGCTGGCAGAAGGCACTGCCCGAGCCCGACGTCCGCGAGCTGATCGGCACCTACGTCGCCGGCTACCTCGACCAGGTCGATGACTACCGCCGGTCCGGGGACGACGCCTCGGAGTTCGCCCTGCACCTGGACAACACCGAGGGCCCGATCCACGCCGCGCTCGTCCAGGCCCGGCAGCGGCGCAGGGCCGACCTGCTCGACGCCAGCACGGTCCGCGTCGACGGCGTCCGGGTCTTCCGCGAGGACGGCAGCGTCCGCCGGCTCCCCGACGACGAGCGGGCCGAGGTCGAGGCGGCCTACCAGCAGTACCTGGCGACGATCCCCGAGGACAAGCGCTCGCCCCGGTCGCTCTTCTACGACCTGCGCGACGTCGTGGGGAAGTCCGGGTTCGGGATCGGCTCGGCCGGCCTGCCGGCGTACAACCTGCTCGTCGAGGGCCACAGCCAGGCCCTCGACAACGACGTGGTGCTGTCGATGAAGCAGGCCAACGTCCCGGCGGTCAGCCGGTTCGTCGACACCGGCGCCGTCGACGGCTACTTCGAGCACGAGGGCCACCGCACGGTCGTGAGCCAGCGGGCGCTCCAGGTGCACACCGACCCGCTGCTGGGGTGGACCGAGCTCGACGGGACCGGGTACGTCGTCTCCGAGGTGTCCCCCTACGAGGTCGACCTCGACTGGAGCGGCCTGACCGAGCCCGAGGACATCGCCGAGGTCGTCGGGCTCCTGGGCCGGGCCACCGCGAAGATCCACTGCGCCTCGGACGAGGACAGCGAGCAGGACCTCGTCGACTTCCAGGTCGAGGAGGCCCTGGCCGCCTCGGTCGAGGGCAGGCGCGAGGAGCTCGTCACCTGGCTGGCCGACACCGGGACCGCCTACGCAGACCGGGTGCGGGCGGACCACGCGCTGTTCGTCGCGGCCTTCCGCGAGGGACGGATCGGGGTCTCCTCGACCTGA